CGGTGAATCAAAACGATTTCTGTCAAAGTACTCACTGTACTCGCCCTCCTGAGCTTCGCCTTGAAGGAAGCTGCAGGTAAAGGACAGCGTAGAGTTGCCCTTTATGATGTCCACCTCGAACTGGGGCTTGCTTCTCATTTCACCGAGATCCGGCTTGTCAGCATTGGGGTTGATTTCGGGCTCCTCCTCGCTGTCCACCGTATGGTTCACATTGAAGCTGACCACCACCTTTTCCTTATCCGTCTGCTTGGTGAGCTCCACATCGGCGCCGGTCAGTTTTACGGCGAATCCATCCAGGGTGCTTGGCACCGTCTTGCCCTTTTGAACCTTGCGCTCGGCCACTATCTCCTCGGTGAGGAACTCCACCAGTTCCCGCTCACCTGGATATAAACAAAGCGTTTAATTTTCTGTGTTTTGGTCAACATTTCGTCACCCAACGTTTGAGGTTATGTAACCGGCGGCATGGACCGCCCATGTAAGAATTTGTTGAGTTAACTTACATTTGGTGTGCACGTTGCAGCCGCACGTGCAATTAATGCTGGGCTTGTGGAGATTCAACACGGTTACATGATCGGATCCTCCGGCTGTCACCGGCTTTTTGGTCATGTGCCACA
The sequence above is drawn from the Drosophila melanogaster chromosome 2R genome and encodes:
- the P32 gene encoding P32: MNSLRTATMRFAALASSSAGSLGKRDFTRSLWHMTKKPVTAGGSDHVTVLNLHKPSINCTCGCNVHTKCERELVEFLTEEIVAERKVQKGKTVPSTLDGFAVKLTGADVELTKQTDKEKVVVSFNVNHTVDSEEEPEINPNADKPDLGEMRSKPQFEVDIIKGNSTLSFTCSFLQGEAQEGEYNDVFSIDEMAIFEGEWNDKVYAVAGDVLDGYLYDLLINLLEEKGISQEFAEKLSDLATAHEHTSYIGLLEKLSKFTAGGK